The following are encoded in a window of Primulina eburnea isolate SZY01 chromosome 4, ASM2296580v1, whole genome shotgun sequence genomic DNA:
- the LOC140831078 gene encoding protein TIFY 8-like codes for MAHAPSNSKNMEANGNISAGGDTEVKSATFHDFLGNKGKRQVSTTGGGAGPPPDFSVSATSEQASERHVNSHLEGIPFYGSRGELMGPETSYRFSGNKRSNSDSFMVSSRDKLPQGQPDSQDNPVLTKLMRYSGGEQPRQPHDEEAFGTHQLRPIPSSFISQSSHGGRTDANNPKWDRAIPGNLGSGLQYPPRSGQVAPFGYQTLSSKIRDTNVGTSVVSLTAADEGSRTGIKGSGILSSTNTVGGISGRQPSGVLIRRGEQKSGICVSEPESSISPSQRATESAGRQMTIFYGGQAHVFDNIHPNKADVIMTLAGSNGGSWSTAYTSNLAVRPSTGENQMPCGNENDVAISILRELQGRSSDKEDVYHGFSSGNYQAGIRTKEKTASFKESKIGAGEKPG; via the exons ATGGCTCATGCTCCGAGCAATAGCAAGAATATGGAAGCAAATGGTAATATTAGTGCTGGCGGTGATACTGAAGTGAAATCCGCCACTTTTCATGACTTTCTTGGTAACAAGGGCAAACGTCAAGTGTCTACGACCGGCGGGGGAGCCGGGCCGCCTCCGGATTTCTCGGTGTCGGCTACTTCCGAGCAGGCCTCTG AAAGACATGTAAATAGTCATTTGGAGGGTATACCTTTCTATGGATCAAGAGGCGAACTTATGGGGCCTGAAACTAGCTACAGATTCAGTGGAAACAAGCGAAGTAACTCTGACTCCTTTATGGTGTCGTCAAGAGATAAATTGCCACAAGGACAACCAGATTCACAGGATAATCCAGTTTTGACAAAG CTCATGCGATATTCGGGGGGAGAACAGCCTAGACAACCACATGATGAGGAAGCCTTTGGCACGCATCAATTGAGGCCCATTCCATCCTCATTTATATCGCAGTCATCCCATGGTGGGAGAACTGATGCTAACAATCCCAAGTGGGATAGAGCTATACCGGGGAATCTTGGATCGGGGTTGCAATATCCTCCACGTTCTGGTCAGGTTGCACCATTTGGATACCAAACACTCTCTAGTAAAATTAGAGACACAAATGTGGGTACTTCTGTTGTATCGCTGACAGCTGCCGATGAAGGATCTAGAACTGGAATAAAAGGTTCAGGAATTTTGAGCTCAACTAATACAGTCGGAGGTATCTCAGGGAGACAGCCTTCGGGTGTGCTCATACGTAGGGGTGAACAAAAGTCTGGGATTTGTGTATCTGAACCAGAGTCTTCTATTTCTCCCAG CCAACGCGCGACCGAGTCTGCTGGTCGTCAGATGACTATATTTTATGGTGGTCAAGCGCACGTTTTTGACAATATTCATCCAAATAAG GCAGATGTTATAATGACTTTGGCTGGATCAAATGGAGGATCTTGGTCTACAGCATATACTTCTAATTTGGCAGTCAGACCCTCCACCGGAGAAAACCAAATGCCTTGTGGTAATGAGAACGATGTGGCAATTTCTATACTGAGGGAGTTGCAAGGGAGATCATCTGACAAAGAGGATGTCTACCATGGTTTTAGCTCTG GAAATTATCAAGCGGGCATCAGAACCAAGGAAAAAACTGCCTCATTCAAAGAATCTAAAATTGGTGCTGGAGAAAAACCCGGGTAG